One Rhodanobacter soli DNA window includes the following coding sequences:
- the tssG gene encoding type VI secretion system baseplate subunit TssG — MARQAGNTADAVALEIALRDHPEAFEFFEAARRLECAYSERPRLGHSAKAADDFVRLCQTPSLAFAPKTVDRYQPGGTGRPARLHGLFFGLFGPNAPLPLHLTEYAMDRELNAKDTTFTAFANIFHHRMMSLFYRAWADSQPTVELDRPAEDHFRLYMGALVGLATPGLDGRDALPDQFKRFFAGRLLQQTRNAEGLRGLLERFFRIPVGIVEFVAEWMRLPASSHLRLGGSGEVAALGLTAVAGEYVWGSQQRFRLRLGPLSRAEFNNFLPGGEALKQLIAAVKTYVGEEKAWDVQLVLKKADVPTTRLGQSGRMGLSTWMGQPQRDGDADDVVLKPVG, encoded by the coding sequence ATGGCCCGCCAGGCTGGGAACACGGCAGACGCTGTAGCGCTGGAGATCGCGCTGCGCGACCACCCCGAGGCCTTCGAGTTCTTCGAAGCGGCCCGTCGGCTGGAGTGCGCGTATTCCGAACGTCCGCGGCTGGGCCATTCGGCCAAGGCCGCGGACGATTTCGTGCGGCTGTGCCAGACGCCGTCGCTGGCGTTCGCCCCGAAAACGGTCGACCGCTACCAGCCCGGCGGCACTGGCAGGCCGGCGCGCCTGCATGGCCTGTTCTTCGGCCTGTTCGGGCCGAATGCGCCGCTGCCGCTGCACCTCACCGAATATGCGATGGATCGCGAACTGAATGCGAAGGACACCACCTTCACCGCGTTCGCGAACATTTTCCATCACCGCATGATGAGCCTGTTCTACCGGGCCTGGGCCGACTCGCAGCCCACCGTGGAGCTGGACCGTCCGGCCGAGGATCATTTCCGCCTGTACATGGGCGCGCTGGTGGGTTTGGCCACGCCAGGCCTCGACGGCCGCGATGCGCTGCCCGACCAGTTCAAGCGCTTCTTTGCCGGCCGCCTGCTGCAGCAGACCCGCAATGCCGAGGGGTTGCGCGGACTGCTCGAACGATTTTTCCGGATTCCGGTGGGCATCGTCGAATTCGTGGCCGAGTGGATGCGGCTGCCCGCATCTTCCCATCTCCGACTCGGTGGATCGGGCGAGGTGGCGGCACTGGGACTCACAGCGGTTGCCGGCGAGTACGTCTGGGGCAGCCAGCAGCGTTTCCGTCTGCGGCTGGGGCCGCTGAGTCGGGCCGAGTTCAACAATTTCCTGCCCGGTGGCGAGGCGCTCAAACAGCTGATCGCCGCGGTCAAGACCTATGTGGGCGAGGAGAAAGCCTGGGACGTGCAGCTGGTGCTGAAAAAAGCCGACGTGCCCACGACCCGCCTGGGCCAGAGCGGCCGCATGGGTCTGAGCACATGGATGGGCCAGCCGCAGCGCGATGGCGACGCCGACGACGTGGTGTTGAAGCCGGTCGGCTAG
- the tssF gene encoding type VI secretion system baseplate subunit TssF, whose amino-acid sequence MDPRLLRYYNRELQHVREMGGEFAREYPKIAGRLGLEGFECADPYVERLLEGFAFLAARVQLKLDAQFPVFTQHLLEMIYPHYLAPVPSMAVVQMQPDLKESGLLAGHVVERHTALRSLIGKDDRTACEYRTAHDVTLWPLELTDAKYLETPAAIAAAGVTLPAGKPVRAGLRLKFRVTAGAQANMLALDDLPVFIAGADELPKRLYEQLLGNATGFIVRTQGASGEISRHFDASSIHRKGFEENEALIPYTGRSFSGYRLLQEYFACPERFLFAEFCGLKSVLARSKGSEFEIVVLFDRSVASLHNAVDVNNFRLFCTPAINLFPRRADRIHLQQGKTEYHILADRTRPMDFEVHSIGSVEGFGDKQEPEQRFLPFYGCDERTWHSQHSAYYTIRREPRLISSRQKRQGARSSYIGNEMFISLVDSSEAPYSTQLRQIGMMLMCTNRDLPLQMPVGKSKTDFTLETGAPVESIRCVAGPTKPRASVATGETAWRLLSHLQLNYVSLLENNAGEGAAALREMLTLYCDEFDSSALRQIEGVKAVSSQPIVRRVPVPGPITFGRGLEITLTCDDGAFEGTGAFLLGAVMQQFFARYVSVNSFTETVLRTLERNEVARWPARLGTRQTL is encoded by the coding sequence ATGGACCCACGCCTGCTGCGTTACTACAACCGGGAACTGCAACACGTCCGCGAGATGGGCGGCGAGTTTGCGCGCGAGTATCCGAAGATTGCCGGGCGACTCGGGCTGGAGGGCTTCGAGTGCGCCGACCCCTACGTGGAGCGGCTGCTGGAAGGGTTCGCCTTCCTCGCTGCCCGTGTGCAGCTCAAGCTGGACGCGCAATTCCCGGTGTTCACCCAGCACCTGCTGGAAATGATCTACCCCCATTACCTCGCACCGGTGCCTTCGATGGCGGTGGTGCAGATGCAGCCGGACCTGAAGGAAAGCGGCCTGCTGGCCGGCCACGTCGTGGAGCGGCATACGGCATTGCGCAGCCTTATCGGCAAGGACGACCGCACGGCCTGCGAATACCGCACGGCCCACGACGTCACGCTGTGGCCGCTGGAGCTCACCGACGCGAAGTACCTTGAAACACCCGCTGCGATAGCGGCCGCCGGCGTGACCTTGCCGGCGGGCAAGCCCGTGCGTGCCGGCCTGCGGCTGAAATTCCGGGTAACCGCCGGAGCGCAGGCGAACATGCTGGCGCTGGACGACCTCCCGGTATTCATCGCCGGCGCGGACGAGCTTCCCAAGCGCCTGTACGAGCAACTGCTGGGCAACGCCACGGGCTTCATCGTGCGCACGCAGGGCGCCAGCGGCGAGATCAGCCGGCATTTCGATGCCTCGAGCATCCATCGCAAGGGCTTCGAGGAGAACGAGGCGCTGATTCCCTATACCGGACGTTCGTTCAGCGGCTACCGGCTGCTGCAGGAATACTTCGCCTGCCCCGAGCGTTTCCTGTTTGCCGAATTCTGCGGCCTGAAATCCGTGCTGGCACGTTCAAAGGGCAGCGAGTTCGAGATCGTGGTGCTGTTCGACCGCAGCGTGGCCAGCCTGCACAACGCAGTCGACGTGAACAACTTCCGGCTGTTCTGCACGCCGGCGATCAACCTGTTCCCGCGGCGCGCCGACCGCATCCACCTGCAGCAGGGCAAGACGGAATACCACATTCTCGCCGACCGCACCCGGCCGATGGATTTCGAGGTCCACAGCATCGGCAGCGTGGAGGGCTTCGGCGACAAGCAGGAGCCGGAGCAGCGCTTCCTGCCGTTCTACGGCTGTGACGAGCGCACCTGGCACAGTCAGCATTCGGCCTACTACACGATTCGTCGCGAGCCGCGGCTGATCTCGTCGCGGCAGAAGCGGCAGGGCGCGCGGTCCAGCTACATCGGCAACGAGATGTTCATCTCCTTGGTCGACTCCAGCGAGGCGCCTTACTCCACCCAACTGCGCCAGATCGGCATGATGCTGATGTGCACCAATCGCGACCTGCCGCTGCAGATGCCGGTGGGCAAGTCGAAGACCGACTTCACCCTGGAGACCGGTGCACCGGTGGAATCGATCCGCTGCGTCGCCGGCCCGACCAAGCCGCGTGCATCGGTGGCCACCGGCGAGACCGCGTGGCGTCTGCTCAGTCACCTGCAGCTGAACTACGTGTCGCTGCTCGAAAACAACGCGGGCGAAGGCGCCGCAGCGCTGCGCGAAATGCTGACGCTGTACTGCGACGAGTTCGACTCCAGCGCGTTGCGCCAGATCGAAGGCGTCAAGGCGGTCAGTTCGCAGCCCATCGTGCGGCGCGTCCCGGTACCCGGCCCGATCACCTTCGGCCGCGGCCTGGAAATCACCCTGACCTGCGACGACGGCGCATTCGAAGGCACCGGCGCCTTCCTGCTCGGCGCGGTGATGCAGCAATTCTTTGCGCGTTACGTATCCGTCAACTCTTTCACCGAAACCGTTCTGCGCACACTGGAACGCAACGAGGTTGCCCGATGGCCCGCCAGGCTGGGAACACGGCAGACGCTGTAG
- a CDS encoding GspH/FimT family pseudopilin produces MNLPDHAGSDAVSVSRNSRPPHRQCGVTLIEQIMVLAIIAVLMGIAAPPLRQLLSRNELRVAQTDFIAALQHAREAAVMSGRRTLFCPTRDGSSCSDATRWESGWLLGRDSNRDDQPDGGPLHVGQGYAGKVAIYSSGGRHVVRFHPDGSASGSNITLLFCQPSRASDALVVVVSNAGRIRGAPANAAQAATCTQLK; encoded by the coding sequence ATGAACCTCCCGGACCACGCAGGAAGCGATGCCGTGTCGGTTTCAAGGAATTCCAGGCCGCCGCACCGGCAGTGCGGAGTGACCCTGATCGAGCAGATCATGGTGCTCGCCATCATCGCGGTACTCATGGGCATCGCCGCCCCGCCCCTGCGGCAATTGTTGAGCCGCAACGAACTGCGGGTGGCCCAGACCGATTTCATCGCCGCCCTGCAACACGCTCGCGAGGCTGCCGTCATGAGCGGCAGGCGCACGTTGTTCTGCCCTACCCGGGACGGCAGCAGCTGCAGCGACGCCACGCGCTGGGAGAGCGGCTGGCTGCTCGGCCGCGACAGCAATCGCGATGACCAGCCCGACGGCGGTCCGCTGCACGTCGGCCAGGGCTACGCGGGGAAAGTGGCCATCTACAGCAGCGGCGGCCGTCACGTCGTGCGCTTCCATCCCGACGGCAGCGCCAGTGGCAGCAACATCACCTTGCTGTTCTGCCAGCCGTCCAGGGCGAGCGATGCGCTCGTCGTCGTGGTCTCCAATGCCGGCCGCATCCGCGGCGCCCCCGCCAACGCCGCCCAGGCCGCCACCTGCACTCAGCTGAAATGA
- a CDS encoding type VI secretion system accessory protein TagJ produces MTHGWPPRDEMTPESKLKEGRPDEALQLLAAEVRNNPADAKRRVFLFQLLALLGQWERAQNQLNVSGELEPLNAMLVGAYTEALKGEQVRADVFAGKRLPVVIGEPEQWLALLLQALKLTAEGRHEQAADLRGQAFEQAPAVSGSIDGTPFEWIADADTRLGPCLEIVVNGGYSWVPFSRLRELKFEAPTDLRDKIWVPAEVTWTNGGKAIGFIPGRYPGSERADDNDLVLARKTEWIDAGADLQVGLGQRMLATDTDDYALLDARLITFDTH; encoded by the coding sequence ATGACCCATGGTTGGCCTCCGAGAGATGAAATGACACCCGAGAGCAAACTCAAAGAAGGCCGACCAGACGAGGCGCTGCAGCTGCTTGCAGCCGAAGTGCGCAACAACCCGGCGGATGCCAAGCGTCGGGTTTTTTTATTCCAGTTGCTGGCTCTGCTTGGACAGTGGGAGCGGGCACAGAACCAGTTGAACGTCAGCGGCGAACTGGAGCCTCTCAACGCCATGCTGGTCGGTGCCTATACCGAGGCGTTGAAGGGCGAGCAGGTGCGTGCCGACGTCTTTGCGGGGAAGCGCCTGCCGGTGGTCATCGGCGAACCGGAGCAGTGGCTGGCGTTGTTGTTGCAGGCGCTGAAGCTGACCGCGGAGGGGCGCCACGAACAGGCTGCCGACCTGCGCGGGCAGGCCTTCGAGCAGGCTCCCGCCGTGAGCGGAAGCATCGACGGCACGCCATTCGAGTGGATCGCTGACGCTGACACGCGGTTGGGTCCGTGTCTGGAAATCGTCGTCAACGGCGGCTATTCCTGGGTGCCGTTCTCGCGTCTGCGGGAATTGAAATTCGAGGCGCCGACCGATCTTCGCGACAAGATCTGGGTGCCCGCGGAAGTGACGTGGACCAACGGCGGCAAGGCGATCGGGTTCATTCCCGGGCGCTATCCCGGCTCCGAGCGGGCCGACGACAACGACCTCGTACTGGCGCGCAAGACGGAATGGATCGATGCCGGTGCGGATCTTCAGGTGGGCCTGGGCCAACGGATGCTGGCGACCGACACGGACGACTACGCGTTGCTCGATGCCAGGCTGATCACGTTCGACACCCACTGA
- the tssB gene encoding type VI secretion system contractile sheath small subunit: MAKQSSQKFIARNRAPRVQIEYDVEVYGAQKKVQVPFVMGVMSDLSGANAGELPSVEERKALEIDVDNFDSRLQSMKPRVTFAVPNTLTGEGNLAVDITFESMDDFSPTAVARKVGAVAKLLEARTQLANLDTYMDGKAGAENLIAQALKDPALLQSLVSAPKPADDTNKDGE, translated from the coding sequence ATGGCCAAGCAAAGCAGTCAGAAATTCATCGCACGCAACCGTGCGCCGCGCGTGCAGATCGAATACGACGTCGAGGTTTATGGCGCACAGAAAAAGGTCCAGGTGCCTTTCGTCATGGGTGTCATGTCGGACCTCTCCGGCGCCAATGCCGGCGAACTGCCGTCGGTCGAGGAGCGCAAGGCGCTCGAAATCGACGTCGACAATTTCGACAGTCGCCTGCAGTCGATGAAGCCCAGGGTCACCTTCGCGGTGCCGAACACCCTGACGGGTGAAGGCAATCTCGCCGTGGACATCACGTTTGAAAGCATGGACGACTTTTCGCCGACGGCGGTCGCCAGAAAGGTGGGGGCGGTGGCCAAGCTGCTCGAGGCACGTACCCAGCTCGCCAATCTCGACACCTACATGGACGGCAAGGCTGGCGCCGAGAATCTGATCGCGCAGGCGCTGAAGGACCCGGCACTGTTGCAGTCCCTGGTATCGGCGCCCAAGCCCGCCGACGACACCAACAAAGACGGGGAGTAA
- a CDS encoding Hcp family type VI secretion system effector, with the protein MALDMHLKLEGGSVTFTGESKHEKHKDQIQLLAWSWGLSQSGSFGHGTGGGAGKANVQDISFTKYLDKSSTAFIKALVTGAHITTVTLFISKAGGKQEDYFTIKLTSAMVTSYSTGGSGGEDMLTENVSLSFAKFDIEYFKQDDKGAVASAGTVGYSVEEVKAS; encoded by the coding sequence ATGGCATTAGACATGCACCTGAAACTGGAAGGCGGCAGTGTCACCTTCACTGGCGAGTCCAAGCATGAAAAGCACAAGGATCAGATCCAGCTTCTGGCCTGGTCGTGGGGCCTGTCGCAGAGCGGTTCGTTTGGCCACGGCACCGGCGGCGGCGCCGGCAAGGCGAACGTGCAGGACATCAGCTTCACCAAGTACCTCGACAAGAGCTCCACGGCCTTCATCAAGGCACTCGTGACCGGTGCGCATATCACCACCGTGACCCTGTTCATTTCGAAGGCCGGCGGCAAGCAGGAAGACTACTTCACCATCAAGCTCACCAGCGCGATGGTCACCAGCTATTCCACGGGCGGCTCCGGCGGTGAAGACATGCTCACCGAGAACGTGTCGCTCAGCTTCGCGAAGTTCGACATCGAATACTTCAAGCAGGACGACAAGGGTGCCGTGGCTTCGGCGGGCACCGTTGGCTACAGCGTCGAGGAAGTGAAGGCCAGCTGA
- the tssC gene encoding type VI secretion system contractile sheath large subunit encodes MATEKLAEQGGAVQTLDAGDFAALLSKEFKPKSDRAKEEVESAVRTLAEQVLNKSDIVSDDVAQTINAYIAEIDRKLSEQINLIMHHADFQKLESAWRGLHHLVNNTETDQQLKIRVMNISKKELAKTLKRYKGTAWDQSPIFKKLYEEEYGQLGGEPYGCLVGDYYFDHSPPDVELLTGIAQVAAAAHAPFISAAGSTLMGMDSWNELANPRDLAKVFSTPDYAAWRSLRESDDAKYIGLTMPRTLARLPYGAATDPVEEFNFEEDTAGADSSKYTWQNAAYAMAVNINRSFKMYGWCSRIRGIESGGAVEGLPAHTFPTDDGGVDMKCPTEIAITDRRSAELDKMGMMPLVHRKNSDMAAFISAQSLAKPEEYDDPDATANAALGARLPYMFACCRFAHYLKCIVRDKIGSFKDRDAMERWLASWINQYVDGDPANSSEETKARKPLSAAEVVVEEVEGAPGYYTSKFFLKPHYQLEGLTVSLRLVSRLPSAAKS; translated from the coding sequence ATGGCAACCGAAAAACTCGCCGAACAGGGCGGTGCCGTACAGACTCTGGATGCAGGCGATTTTGCTGCACTGCTGAGCAAGGAATTCAAGCCCAAGAGCGACCGCGCGAAGGAGGAAGTGGAATCGGCGGTCCGCACGCTGGCAGAGCAGGTACTGAACAAGTCCGACATCGTTTCCGACGACGTCGCGCAAACCATCAATGCCTACATCGCGGAGATCGATCGCAAGCTCAGCGAACAGATCAACCTGATCATGCACCACGCCGACTTCCAGAAGCTGGAAAGCGCCTGGCGCGGCCTGCATCACCTGGTCAACAACACCGAGACGGATCAGCAGCTGAAGATCCGCGTGATGAACATCTCCAAGAAGGAGCTGGCCAAGACCCTGAAGCGCTACAAGGGCACAGCCTGGGACCAGAGCCCGATCTTCAAGAAGCTGTATGAAGAGGAATACGGCCAGCTGGGCGGCGAACCCTACGGTTGCCTGGTCGGCGACTACTACTTCGATCACAGCCCGCCCGACGTCGAGCTGCTTACCGGCATCGCGCAGGTCGCGGCCGCCGCGCATGCGCCGTTCATCTCGGCTGCGGGCTCCACCCTGATGGGCATGGACAGCTGGAACGAGCTGGCCAACCCGCGCGACCTGGCCAAGGTGTTCTCCACGCCGGACTACGCCGCCTGGCGCTCGCTGCGCGAGTCGGACGATGCCAAGTACATCGGCCTGACCATGCCGCGCACGCTGGCCCGGCTGCCCTACGGTGCAGCGACGGATCCGGTGGAGGAGTTCAATTTCGAGGAAGACACCGCCGGTGCGGATTCGTCCAAGTACACCTGGCAGAACGCCGCTTACGCGATGGCGGTGAACATCAACCGCTCGTTCAAGATGTACGGCTGGTGCTCACGGATTCGCGGCATCGAGTCCGGCGGCGCGGTGGAGGGTCTGCCGGCGCATACCTTCCCGACCGACGATGGCGGCGTGGACATGAAGTGCCCCACCGAGATCGCGATCACCGACCGGCGCTCGGCGGAGCTGGACAAGATGGGCATGATGCCGCTGGTGCACCGCAAGAACTCGGACATGGCGGCCTTCATCAGCGCACAGTCGCTGGCCAAGCCGGAGGAATACGACGATCCGGACGCCACCGCCAACGCGGCTCTCGGTGCGCGCTTGCCGTACATGTTTGCGTGCTGCCGTTTCGCGCATTACCTGAAGTGCATCGTGCGCGACAAGATCGGTTCGTTCAAGGATCGTGACGCGATGGAGCGCTGGCTGGCGTCGTGGATCAATCAGTACGTCGACGGCGACCCGGCCAACTCCAGCGAGGAGACCAAGGCACGCAAGCCGCTGTCCGCGGCGGAAGTGGTGGTGGAAGAGGTGGAAGGGGCGCCGGGGTATTACACGTCGAAGTTTTTCCTCAAGCCGCATTATCAGCTGGAAGGTTTGACTGTTTCCTTGAGGCTCGTGTCTCGTTTGCCGTCGGCTGCCAAGAGCTGA
- the tssE gene encoding type VI secretion system baseplate subunit TssE: protein MAELTTQERLQPSLLDRLTDDEPGKLEESREKRVISATRLRDCVTRDISWLLNCVNLSVDTDLGDYPEVSGSVLNFGIPDLTGVALSGINSDILQRQVRDAILAFEPRLTANTLRVTATAKSARMDRQALMFNIESEMWAQPIPLNLYLKTEVDLETGSFKVSEGFG from the coding sequence ATGGCTGAATTGACCACCCAGGAGAGACTTCAGCCTTCGCTGCTCGATCGACTTACCGACGACGAGCCAGGCAAGCTCGAGGAGAGTCGCGAGAAGCGCGTGATCTCGGCGACACGACTGCGCGATTGCGTCACGCGCGATATTTCGTGGCTGTTGAATTGCGTGAATCTGAGCGTGGATACCGATTTGGGCGATTATCCGGAAGTCTCCGGCTCGGTACTCAATTTCGGTATTCCCGACCTCACCGGTGTGGCCTTGTCGGGCATCAATTCGGACATCCTGCAGCGGCAGGTGAGGGATGCCATTCTCGCTTTTGAACCGCGGCTCACCGCCAATACGCTGCGGGTTACGGCGACCGCGAAATCCGCGCGGATGGATCGGCAGGCGCTGATGTTCAACATCGAGTCGGAAATGTGGGCCCAGCCGATTCCGCTGAATCTCTATCTGAAGACCGAGGTCGATCTGGAGACCGGCAGCTTCAAGGTTTCGGAGGGCTTCGGCTGA
- the uvrB gene encoding excinuclease ABC subunit UvrB, with the protein MTDRFQLAAPYQPAGDQPQAIQRLSEGFEAGLAAQTLLGVTGSGKTYTIANVIERIQRPTIVMAPNKTLAAQLYGEFKEFFPHNAVEYFVSYYDYYQPEAYVVASDTFIEKDASINEHIEQMRLSATKALLSRRDSIIVATVSAIYGLGNPEDYLSLRLILAKGERIDQRKLIHQLTELQYTRNEMELRRGTYRVRGEIIDVFPAESETEALRIELFDGEVENMALFDPLTGETIRKVQRYTVYPRTHYASTRESVLNAVETIKVELKERLELLYRENKLVEAQRLDQRTRFDLEMMAEVGYCQGIENYSRHLTRRAPGEPPPTLFDYLPADGLLVVDESHVTVPQLGAMYKGDRSRKETLVEFGFRLPSAMDNRPLRFEEWEERVPRAIYVSATPRDYELHKSGDAVTGLVVRPTGLVDPEVEVRPVRTQVDDLLSEVHKRVAIGDRVLVTTLTKRMAENLTEYLSEHDVKVRYLHSDIETVERSEIIRDLRLGEFDVLVGINLLREGLDMPEVSLVAILDADKEGFLRSTGSLIQTIGRAARNVRGKAILYADNVTRSMQAAMDETARRREKQMAWNLQQGITPTTIVRRIADIMEGARSEAGNRRGNKSSSRGRAAVAEQAADYAGLSAPQVAGMLKKLEAQMYKHAQNLEFEDAARLRDQIHQLREQALR; encoded by the coding sequence ATGACTGACCGCTTCCAACTCGCCGCCCCCTATCAGCCCGCCGGTGACCAACCGCAGGCGATCCAGCGTCTGTCCGAGGGTTTCGAGGCCGGCCTGGCCGCACAGACCTTGCTCGGCGTGACCGGCTCGGGCAAGACCTACACCATCGCGAACGTGATCGAGCGCATCCAGCGCCCGACCATCGTGATGGCGCCGAACAAGACGCTGGCCGCGCAGCTGTACGGCGAATTCAAGGAGTTCTTCCCACACAATGCGGTGGAGTACTTCGTCAGCTACTACGACTACTACCAGCCGGAAGCCTACGTGGTGGCGTCGGACACCTTCATCGAGAAGGATGCCTCGATCAACGAGCACATCGAGCAGATGCGCCTGTCGGCGACCAAGGCGCTGCTGTCGCGGCGCGATTCGATCATCGTGGCCACGGTGTCGGCGATCTACGGCCTGGGCAATCCGGAGGACTACCTGAGCCTGCGGCTGATCCTGGCCAAGGGCGAGCGGATCGACCAGCGCAAGCTGATTCACCAGTTGACCGAGCTGCAATACACCCGCAACGAGATGGAATTGCGCCGCGGTACCTACCGCGTGCGCGGCGAGATCATCGACGTGTTCCCGGCCGAGTCGGAGACCGAGGCGTTGCGCATCGAGCTGTTCGACGGGGAAGTGGAGAACATGGCGCTGTTCGACCCGCTCACCGGCGAGACGATCCGCAAGGTGCAACGCTATACGGTCTACCCACGCACGCACTACGCCAGCACGCGCGAGAGCGTGCTGAACGCGGTCGAGACGATCAAGGTCGAGCTGAAGGAGCGGCTGGAGCTGCTGTATCGCGAGAACAAGCTGGTCGAGGCGCAACGGCTGGACCAGCGCACCCGCTTCGACCTGGAGATGATGGCCGAGGTGGGCTACTGCCAAGGCATCGAGAACTACTCGCGCCACCTGACCCGGCGCGCGCCGGGCGAGCCGCCGCCCACGCTGTTCGACTACCTGCCGGCCGATGGGCTGCTGGTGGTGGACGAGTCGCACGTCACCGTGCCGCAGCTCGGCGCGATGTACAAGGGCGATCGTTCGCGCAAGGAAACCCTGGTGGAGTTCGGTTTCCGCCTGCCGTCGGCGATGGACAACCGGCCGCTGCGTTTCGAGGAGTGGGAGGAACGCGTGCCGCGGGCGATCTACGTCTCCGCCACCCCGCGCGATTACGAACTGCACAAATCCGGCGACGCGGTGACCGGGCTGGTGGTGCGTCCTACCGGCCTGGTCGACCCGGAAGTCGAGGTGCGGCCGGTACGCACCCAGGTCGATGACCTGCTCAGCGAGGTGCACAAGCGCGTGGCGATCGGCGACCGCGTGCTGGTCACCACGCTGACCAAGCGCATGGCCGAGAACCTCACCGAATACCTGTCCGAACACGATGTGAAGGTGCGTTACCTGCACTCGGACATCGAAACGGTGGAGCGCAGCGAGATCATTCGCGACCTGCGCCTGGGCGAGTTCGACGTGCTGGTCGGCATCAACCTGTTGCGCGAAGGCCTGGACATGCCCGAGGTGTCGCTGGTGGCGATCCTCGACGCCGACAAGGAAGGCTTCCTGCGGTCCACCGGCTCGCTGATCCAGACCATCGGCCGCGCCGCCCGCAACGTGCGCGGCAAGGCGATCCTGTACGCCGACAACGTCACCCGCTCGATGCAGGCGGCGATGGACGAGACCGCCCGCCGCCGCGAAAAGCAGATGGCGTGGAATCTGCAGCAGGGCATCACCCCGACCACCATCGTGCGACGCATCGCCGACATCATGGAGGGCGCGCGCAGCGAGGCGGGCAACCGCCGCGGCAACAAGTCGTCCTCGCGCGGCCGTGCTGCCGTGGCCGAGCAGGCCGCCGACTACGCCGGGCTCAGCGCGCCGCAGGTGGCAGGCATGCTGAAGAAGCTGGAAGCCCAGATGTACAAGCACGCACAGAACCTGGAATTCGAAGACGCCGCCCGGCTGCGCGACCAGATCCACCAGCTGCGCGAGCAGGCCCTGCGCTGA